The region GCGAGGCGTTCCGCCGCGCAGCACTGACCCTGGCGGGCGCGGAGGTGCAGGGATGAGCATCCAGCTGATCATCGCGCAGGTCATGCTGCTGTGCCTGGGCGTGCTGGGCGTCGCGACCGCCGAACCGGGCATGATCGCCGATCACGGTCTGAAGGCGCTGCTGGCGCTGGGGTTCACGCTGGCCATCGCGCGGCTGCGCCCCCGCGCGTTCCTGAAACTCGGTCCGCTGGTGTGGGGCGTGACGCTGTTTCTGCTGTTGCTCGTGCCGTTCATCGGGGTGGGCACCGCCGAGAGCGAGGCGACAAAACGCTGGCTGCAGTTCGGCCCGGTGCGGTTCCAGCCGTCCGAGATGGCCAAGCTGGGGCTGGTGCTCATGCTGGCGTCGTTCTTCGCGCGGCGCGGCGTGCACAACAAACTGATCAGCGCGACGGCCATGATCATGCTCACGACGTTCCTGGTGTTCATCGAGCCGGACCTGGGCACCAGCGTGCTGATGTTCGGGCTGGGGCTGGTGCTCATGTACGCGGCGGGCGTGCGGATCAGCAACATCAGCGGGTTCCTGCTGGCCCTGGTGCTGCTGGCCATCCCGGCCGCGGGCCTGTACCTGGAGAAACACCCGTACATCCTGTCCCGCTGGAACCAGCACTACTCCGCCGAGGAGGTCCGCGAGGCGGGCCTGGGGCAGATCGGCCTCGCGCACCGCGACCTGAGTTTCGGCGGGATTCCCGGTCAGGGTCCGGACGGCCTGCGGTACGTGTACTTCGGGGATCACACCGACCTGATCGTGGCGTCGGTGGGCTTCTCGTCGGGCCTGCTGGGCGTGGCGATGCTGCTGTTCGCGTACTGGCTGATCGTGGTGACGGCGCTGGACGTCGCGCATCTGGCCAGCCGGGTGCGGCCCATGACGCCCGAGATTCACGGGGCGAGCATCCTGGCGATCGGGGCGATGTTCATGATCGTCGGGCAGGCGTTCGTGAACCTGTGCGTCGCGGCGGGTCTGTTCCCGGTGACGGGCGTGCCGCTGCCCCTGGTCAGTTACGGCTTTTCCAGCATGCTGACCATGAGTGTCGCGCTGGCCGTGATCCACTCCGCGATGCGGGAGGTGCGGCGGCAACTGAGTGGGCTGGACGCCCAGGACGCGCAGGCGCCCCTGCCCGCACCGGCCCCCGCCACCGACTGATAGGGGATTCACTTGAATCCCGTATGACGCACAGGTACAACAAGGGCCCCCTCGCTCTGGAGGGGGCCCTGTACGTTTCCGGGGTCAGCCCGGGATGCGCAGGCGGTCGCCGGGGTGGATCAGGTCGGGGTTGCTGATGTTGTTGTAGTGCGCGATCTTCTTGTACTGCATGGGGTCGCCGTAGAACTTCTGCGCGATGGCGGACAGGCTGTCGCCGGGTTTCACGGTGTACACGGTGTCGCCGGAGTCCTGGTCCTTCTCCTTGGCCAGTTCCTTGGCGCCCTGGGCGACGCGGACGCCGCTGATGTCCACGCCGCTGACGCCGTCCACGCCACGCGCGACCTGTTCCAGCAGGCGCTTCTCGTGGTCGTTGTCGACCACGCCGCGCAGGATGACGCTGCTGCCGCTCTGGAGGACGTCGATGGGGTCGTCGGCCAGTTCGCCGTTGCTGCGGATGGCGCTCAGGACGGCCTTGGCGACGCGGCTGCGGTCCTCGGCCTGTTTGATCTCGGTGTCCATATCGGTGCTGTCCGCGCTGGCGTTCATGTTGCCGGTGGTCGGGGCGATCTCGGTGACGGTCGCCTGCGGCGCGGCGGGTGCAGGCTGGGCGGGGGCGGCGGCCTCTTCCTGGGCGGTCACGCCGGACAGGTCAACCGTCTTGACGCCGTTGATCCCCTCGGCGATCACGCGGATCAGATTCATGTAGCGAGAGTTGGGCACCATGCCGCTCACGCTGACGGTGCCGCCGCGTTCCTGCACCTGCAGGCCCAGGTCCTTCAGTCGGGGTTGCTCGTTCAGCGCGTCTTTGACGCGGTCCGCTGTGCTCTTTCCGAATGGCCACATGCGCCGAGCGTACCCTGTAGCGCTCGGACGTGGTGCGCTGGATTGAGGTTTGGTGAAGTGCGCGGGTCAGGGCAGGTCGGGCTGCGTGATCCAGGTGTTCAGCAGGTCGGCGGCCTGTGGGCCGAGGACCGTGCGGGTCAGGTG is a window of Deinococcus grandis DNA encoding:
- a CDS encoding FtsW/RodA/SpoVE family cell cycle protein, which codes for MSIQLIIAQVMLLCLGVLGVATAEPGMIADHGLKALLALGFTLAIARLRPRAFLKLGPLVWGVTLFLLLLVPFIGVGTAESEATKRWLQFGPVRFQPSEMAKLGLVLMLASFFARRGVHNKLISATAMIMLTTFLVFIEPDLGTSVLMFGLGLVLMYAAGVRISNISGFLLALVLLAIPAAGLYLEKHPYILSRWNQHYSAEEVREAGLGQIGLAHRDLSFGGIPGQGPDGLRYVYFGDHTDLIVASVGFSSGLLGVAMLLFAYWLIVVTALDVAHLASRVRPMTPEIHGASILAIGAMFMIVGQAFVNLCVAAGLFPVTGVPLPLVSYGFSSMLTMSVALAVIHSAMREVRRQLSGLDAQDAQAPLPAPAPATD
- a CDS encoding BON domain-containing protein: MWPFGKSTADRVKDALNEQPRLKDLGLQVQERGGTVSVSGMVPNSRYMNLIRVIAEGINGVKTVDLSGVTAQEEAAAPAQPAPAAPQATVTEIAPTTGNMNASADSTDMDTEIKQAEDRSRVAKAVLSAIRSNGELADDPIDVLQSGSSVILRGVVDNDHEKRLLEQVARGVDGVSGVDISGVRVAQGAKELAKEKDQDSGDTVYTVKPGDSLSAIAQKFYGDPMQYKKIAHYNNISNPDLIHPGDRLRIPG